The following coding sequences lie in one Cryptococcus neoformans var. neoformans B-3501A chromosome 2, whole genome shotgun sequence genomic window:
- a CDS encoding hypothetical protein (Match to ESTs gb|CF194035.1|CF194035, gb|CF192564.1|CF192564, gb|CF189804.1|CF189804; HMMPfam hit to AAA, ATPase family associated with various cellular activities (AAA), score: 311.6, E(): 1.1e-90; HMMPfam hit to FtsH_ext, FtsH Extracellular, score: 122.4, E(): 1e-33; HMMPfam hit to Peptidase_M41, Peptidase family M41, score: 332.5, E(): 5.9e-97) has product MALRAISLRRLPRYSAVARPFFLRTYATPGSPKPSRNPPPPPGLESVFGGSAGKQGTTVAPKPPGVGPPSGPSLPKKPDVGLPGLEGEENRPEDQKEQDEPRRPKLSEQLGGKAGKRVTTGGGGGGGGNGGGAGGPGGQPGGFGGMTPNQLLLLAVSTYALWSMTAPDDVRTKEITWQEFRNSLLARGLVSSLEVVNRNKVRVHLHNPLSGQPQQTNPTGSGSLPSPSHGPAPYQFTIGSLEAFENLLIASQDELGIPPAERVPVSYREEISTFQTIMHFAPTLLIAGLLLWMARRGGSAMGGGGPGGGIFGVGKSRAKMFNKDEQVAVRFKDVAGMDEAKEEIMEFVKFLKEPLKYEKLGAKIPRGAILSGPPGTGKTLLAKATAGEAGVPFLSVSGSEFVEMFVGVGPSRVRDLFANAKKNAPCIIFVDEIDAIGKSRGKGGNFGGNDERESTLNQLLVEMDGFGTNEHVVVLAGTNRPDVLDSALMRPGRFDRHIAIDRPDIGGRRQIFAVHLKPITLAPELTIDRIAEKLALLTPGFSGADIANVCNEAALRAARHGGEVVTEADFDGAIERVIAGLERKSRVLGKDEKKTVAYHEAGHAVCGWFLEHADPLLKVSIIPRGVGALGYAQYLPKERFLFSTEQLLDRMSMTLGGRVAEEIFFGRITTGAQDDLQKITKMAFEVCANYGMDPAIGPISYGGRDQQGEGFQKPFSEATAEALDKAVKKMVIQAHDRTTRLLTEHKEDVEKVAKLLLVKEVITREDMRLTLGPRPFANKDEMDDLIERELDQKKQEKEVQEPDGPVPQLAFKPIKVD; this is encoded by the exons ATGGCATTAAGAGCAATAAGCTTACGCCGCTTACCACGGTACAGCGCCGTCGCGCgccctttctttttgagAACATACGCCACTCCCGGCTCGCCCAAGCCATCTCGGAatccgccaccaccaccaggACTCGAGTCGGTCTTCGGAGGTTCAGCAGGAAAGCAAGGCACTACAGTTGCTCCTAAGCCTCCGGGAGTTGGTCCACCCTCTGGACCCTCACTACCCAAGAAACCTGACGTCGGTCTTCCAGGtttggaaggtgaagaaaaCCGCCCAGAAGACCAGAAAGAACAGGATGAGCCTCGGAGGCCCAAGCTTAGCGAACAGTTGGGCGGGAAGGCTGGTAAAAGAGTAACAActggtggaggcggcggaggtggaggaaatggtggcGGCGCTGGTGGACCTGGAGGGCAACCCGGTGGTTTTGGTGGTATGACACCTAACCAGTTGTTGCTCTTGGCTGTCAGCACATATGCGTTGTGGAGTATGACTGCTCCGGATGATGTAAGGACCAAGGAGATTACATGGCAGGAATT CCGCAACTCTTTGCTCGCCCGTGGTCTCGTTTCTTCGCTCGAAGTCGTTAACCGAAACAAAGTTCGAGTTCATCTGCACAACCCTCTTTCCGGTCAGCCTCAACAGACCAACCCCACTGGGTCCGGAAGTCTTCCCTCACCGTCTCATGGCCCGGCCCCTTACCAATTCACCATCGGTTCACTTGAAGCCTTTGAAAACCTTCTTATCGCTTCTCAAGACGAACTCGGTATCCCTCCTGCCGAGCGTGTCCCTGTCTCTTATCGAGAAGAAATCTCCACATTCCAGACCATCATGCACTTTGCACCAACTTTGTTGATTGCCGGTTTGTTGCTTTGGATGGCTAGAAGAGGAGGGTCAGCcatgggtggtggtggaccCGGTGGCGGTATTTTTGGTGTTGGGAAAAGTCGAGCAAAGATGTTCAACAAAGACGAGCAGGTTGCTGTGAGATTCAAGGATGTGGCGGGTATGGATGAGGCCAAGGAG GAAATCATGGAATTCGTCAAATTCCTCAAGGAGCCTCTAAAATACGAGAAGCTTGGTGCTAAAATTCCTCGAGGTGCCATCCTCTCTGGTCCCCCCGGTACCGGTAAGACTCTTCTCGCCAAGGCTACCGCTGGTGAAGCTGGTGTGCCTTTCCTTTCCGTCTCTGGTTCCGAGTTCGTTGAAATGTTTGTCGGTGTCGGTCCCTCCCGAGTCCGTGACTTGTTCGCAAACGCCAAGAAGAATGCCCCATGTATCATCTTCGTTGATGAAATCGACGCCATCGGCAAGTCCCGTGGCAAGGGTGGCAACTTCGGTGGTAACGATGAGCGTGAATCCACTTTGAACCAGCTTTTGGTCGAAATGGACGGTTTCGGTACCAACGAGCATGTCGTCGTTTTGGCCGGTACTAACAGACCTGATGTTCTTGATTCTGCCTTAATGCGTCCTGGCCGATTCGACCGACATATTGCCATTGACCGACCTGACATTGGAGGCCGTCGACAGATCTTTGCTGTCCACCTCAAACCCATTACTCTCGCTCCCGAGCTTACCATCGACCGCATCGCCGAGAAGCTTGCCCTCCTTACTCCTGGGTTCTCTGGTGCGGACATTGCCAATGTCTGTAATGAAGCTGCTCTACGTGCCGCTCGACACGGCGGTGAGGTCGTTACTGAAGCCGATTTTGACGGAGCCATCGAGCGTGTCATTGCTGGTCTCGAGCGAAAGTCCCGTGTGTTgggcaaggatgagaagaagactgtCGCGTACCACGAAGCTGGTCATGCCGTCTGCGGTTGGTTCCTTGAACATGCCGATCCTTTGCTCAAGGTTTCTATCATCCCCCGTGGTGTCGGTGCCTTGGGTTACGCTCAGTACCTTCCCAAGGAGCGATTTCTTTTCTCTACAGAGCAACTTCTGGATAGGATGTCCATGACCCTTGGTGGACGTGTCGCTGAAGAGATCTTCTTCGGTCGTATCACTACTGGTGCACAGGACGATCTCCAAAAGATTACCAAGATGGCTTTCGAAGTCTGTGCTAATTATGGTATGGACCCTGCGATTGGACCGATTTCTTATGGAGGCCGTGACCAGCAAGGGGAAGGATTCCAGAAGCCGTTCTCAGAGGCTACCGCTGAGGCTTTGGACAAGGctgtgaagaagatggtgatTCAGGCGCATGACAGGACGACTAGGCTTTTGACAGAGCAtaaggaggatgtggagaaAGTTGCAAAGTTGCTATTGGTGAAGGAGGTTATCACTAGGGAGGATATGAGGTTGACCTTGGGCCCTAGGCCTTT CGCGAACAAGGAcgagatggatgatttgATAGAGCGGGAATTGGATCAAAAGAagcaggaaaaggaagt GCAAGAACCCGATGGCCCTGTCCCCCAATTAGCTTTCAAACCCATTAAGGTGGATTAG
- a CDS encoding hypothetical protein (HMMPfam hit to FtsJ, FtsJ-like methyltransferase, score: 180.8, E(): 2.8e-51), whose protein sequence is MRLSTILSKSSSSSNRWLTRQSRDPYVRQRTGTSSSPSQPSYRSRSSFKLVSLAKSHPILSRETKSVVDLGAAPGGWSQVAAHLLGVDKKPTSKPRVWAIDILPMDPIPAVQTLQGDFLSSSVRETLQSLVGTPESGGGVDTVLSDMMAPMTGVRTRDVGLSLELCAAATVFARGVLKQASKEDEVKVVKGKKVWPGGNLVMKFFAHPDLDEFRKLELDRWFGKVVVEKPKESRSESSEAYWVCLGFKGDPALR, encoded by the exons ATGCGCCTCTCGACAATCCTATCCaagtcctcctcctcctccaaccGTTGGCTTACTCGTCAGTCGCGCGATCCTTACGTTCGTCAACGTACCGGaacttcatcttctccttcccaaCCGTCATACcgctctcgctcttccttcaagCTCGTTTCGCTTGCCAAGTCTCATCCTATTCTTTCAAGAGAAACTAAATCAGTCGTCGATCTGGGTGCCGCACCGGGCGGGTGGTCGCAGGTAGCCGCCCATCTGTTAGGCGTTGATAAAAAACCGACGTCCAAACCTCGAGTATGGGCGATTGATATCTTGCCTATGGACCCTATCCCGGCTGTGCAAACTCTTCAAGGTgatttcctttcctcttcggtTAGAGAAACTTTGCAATCTCTAGTAGGCACTCCAGAGTCAGGAGGAGGGGTCGATACCGTCTTGAGCGATATGATGGCGCCCATGACAGGCGTGAGAACGAGAGATGTGGGGTTAAGCTTGGAGCTGTGTGCTGCTGCTACAGTGTTTGCCAGAGGTGTTTTGAAGCAGGCAAgtaaggaagatgaagtcAAGGTTGTCAAGGGGAAAAAAGTCTGGCCCGGCGGGAATCTCGT GATGAAGTTCTTCGCCCATCCTGATCTTGACGAGTTCAGAAAGCTTGAACTAGACCGATGGTTTGGCAAAGTGGTAGTTGAAAAGCCAAAGGAATCCCGAAGTG AATCAAGTGAAGCCTACTGGGTCTGTCTAGGATTCAAGGGCGATCCTGCTCTGAGGTAA
- a CDS encoding hypothetical protein (HMMPfam hit to p450, Cytochrome P450, score: -6.0, E(): 4.5e-11) — MLKQLSFQSPRTIEIIPLALVVLVVWLFRVFVYKPFTSPLKNVPCPPGGTSSQGHIAEIMNLQGTEVNQWIKTYGSTFMVRGPFGVHHRIFTVDPRALSHVLQHTNIYTKSDLLRGLVRRYMKEGLIVAEGERHKAQRKVSQKLFSMGGLKSMGQVVQDKSNQLRDILLNLCTNPTASNPYSPVNRTLPPGSREVDVYSTASRCTFDLIGSIGVDHQFDSIGDWEGSGGKLFHKYERMQLLCPGTTGFRMLLSLAWPLIDKIWVNNIFPLPSENTKRVNDAMGSLEKFAKEKMIERQQELLTIDSKKGDVPDRGDLLTLMLRHNMTRKISPADKLRDHEISGQLSTFMFAGSETTAGTISFGLCDLARHPDIQSRLRAEILECGDNLPFNQIDELPYLDAVVKEIMRINPSLPGTVRQAQKDDIIPLAEPVILTNGKVVTDIHIRKGQLVGSFLFFIQSLFHS, encoded by the exons ATGCTGAAGCAACTATCATTTCAGTCTCCTAGAACAATAGAGATTATTCCATTAGCGTTAGTCGTATTGGTTGTTTGGTTGTTCCGTGTGTTTGTGTACAAGCCCTTCACATCGCCACTAAAGAATGTGCCATGCCCACCAGGGGGGACCAGTTCCCAAGGCCATATAGCGGAGATCATGAA CCTACAAGGTACTGAAGTTAATCAGTGGATCAAAACCTACGGTTCAACATTCATGGTCCGTGGTCCATTTGGCGTGCACCATCGTATCTTCACTGTCGACCCTCGTGCTCTCAGCCATGTACTCCAGCATACCAACATCTATACCAAGTCTGATCTGCTTCGAGGCCTTGTCCGACGATACATGAAGGAAGGCCTCATCGTTGCCGAAGGTGAGAGACATAAAGCGCAGAGGAAGGTGTCGCAGAAGCTGTTTTCCATGGGGGGACTGAAGTCAATGGGCCAGGTTGTACAAGATAAATCTAATCAA CTACGAGATATCCTTCTTAACCTTTGCACCAACCCGACCGCCAGCAACCCTTATTCTCCAGTTAACCGTACTCTCCCTCCCGGCAGCCGCGAAGTCGACGTCTACTCTACTGCTTCGCGATGTACTTTCGATCTCATTGGGTCCATTGGCGTTGACCATCAGTTTGATTCTATCGGCGATTGGGAAGGCTCCGGGGGAAAGCTGTTCCACAAATATGAGCGAATGCAGCTTCTCTGTCCAGGCACGACGGGCTTCCGGATGCTGCTGAGTTTGGCATGGCCCTTGATCGATAAGATATGGGTGAATAATATCTTTCCATTG CCAAGTGAGAACACTAAAAGAGTGAACGACGCCATGGGTTCTCTAGAGAAGTTtgcaaaggaaaaaatgATTGAACGCCAGCAAGAACTTTTGACCATAGACAGCAAGAAAGGCGATGTTCCCGATAGGGGAGACTTATTGACCCTTATGC TCCGTCACAATATGACTCGAAAGATTAGCCCCGCAGACAAGCTTCGAGACCATGAAATTTCCGGTCAGCTGTCTACATTTATGTTCGCTGGGTCTGAGACTACTGC TGGCACTATCTCTTTCGGCCTATGCGACCTCGCCCGTCATCCAGATATCCAATCTCGCCTTCGCGCAGAGATCCTCGAGTGCGGTGATAACCTCCCATTCAATCAGATTGACGAGCTTCCCTATCTCGATGCTGTCGTAAAGGAAATTATGAGGAtcaatccttctcttccaggAACTGTCAGGCAGGCTCAGAAGGATGATATTATTCCTCTGGCGGAGCCGGTCATTTTGACAAATGGAAAGGTTGTGACGGATATACATATCAGAAAAGGACAGCTTGTTGGTTCCTTCCTGTTCTTTATTCAATCCTTGTTTCATTCTTGA